From Clostridiaceae bacterium, a single genomic window includes:
- a CDS encoding glycosyltransferase family 4 protein, which translates to MRILMLSWEYPPRIIGGISRVVHDLSHKLGEMGNDINVVTCWENGTKEIELQGNVTVHRVRPYENSNNFIQWVLQLNFALLECCIKIINQKGSFDIIHSHDWMVAFASRTLKHAYKIPLISTIHATEWGRNGGIHNSIQSYIHGIEWWLTYESWKVIVNSYYMKKEVAGIFNLPEDKIHVIHNGVDVNKFNDVARDQDFRRKFAQDNEKIIFFVGRLVNEKGVQILVESMPKIIKNYWDVKFVIAGKGPQLDYLRQRVGELQVADKVYFTGYVSEEELKKLYKCADIAVFPSLYEPFGIVALEGMLAEVPVVVSDTGGLGEIVQHGIDGMTAYVGNSNSLADCILELLFNPEKAESIRKSALTKVYSSYNWDIIAKHTMDVYHQVLSEKNKSSW; encoded by the coding sequence ATGCGCATACTTATGCTGTCTTGGGAATATCCTCCCAGAATAATCGGGGGAATATCCAGAGTAGTACATGACCTTTCCCACAAGCTGGGGGAAATGGGAAATGACATTAATGTAGTAACCTGTTGGGAAAATGGCACAAAAGAAATTGAACTTCAGGGCAATGTCACTGTTCACAGGGTTCGCCCATATGAGAACTCCAATAATTTTATACAATGGGTGCTGCAATTAAACTTTGCGCTGCTTGAATGCTGTATAAAAATAATTAACCAAAAAGGCAGCTTCGATATAATCCACTCTCATGACTGGATGGTGGCTTTTGCATCAAGGACTTTGAAGCATGCCTATAAGATTCCGCTCATTTCAACAATACATGCAACAGAATGGGGCAGAAACGGAGGGATACATAACAGTATACAGAGCTATATTCACGGAATAGAATGGTGGCTTACTTATGAGTCCTGGAAAGTAATAGTAAACAGTTATTATATGAAAAAGGAAGTAGCCGGTATATTTAATCTTCCTGAGGATAAAATCCATGTTATACATAATGGAGTTGATGTCAATAAATTTAATGATGTTGCCAGAGACCAGGATTTCAGAAGGAAATTTGCCCAGGATAACGAGAAAATTATATTCTTTGTGGGAAGGCTTGTAAATGAAAAAGGAGTCCAGATTCTTGTTGAATCAATGCCCAAAATAATAAAAAATTATTGGGACGTAAAGTTCGTAATAGCCGGGAAAGGACCCCAGTTAGACTATCTCAGACAGCGGGTTGGTGAACTTCAGGTTGCAGATAAAGTTTATTTTACAGGATATGTGAGCGAAGAAGAGCTTAAAAAACTGTACAAATGTGCTGATATAGCTGTATTCCCAAGTTTATATGAACCCTTCGGCATAGTTGCCCTGGAAGGTATGCTGGCAGAAGTTCCTGTGGTAGTTTCAGATACAGGAGGTCTTGGTGAAATAGTACAGCATGGTATTGACGGAATGACAGCATATGTAGGTAACAGTAATTCATTGGCCGACTGCATACTTGAGCTTCTATTTAATCCGGAAAAAGCTGAGAGCATAAGAAAAAGTGCCCTGACAAAGGTTTACAGCAGTTATAATTGGGACATAATAGCAAAACATACAATGGACGTATATCATCAGGTGTTATCAGAAAAAAACAAAAGCAGTTGGTGA
- a CDS encoding ribonuclease J, which produces MAKSKKKLKIIPLGGLQEIGKNITVFEYGDDIVVVDCGLAFPEDDMLGIDLVIPDVTYLEKNKEKVRGIVITHGHEDHIGALPYVLKDINVPVYGTRLTLGLLEYKLAEHKMLADVKLNTIKQGDTITLGCFKIEFIRSNHSIADSVALAIYTPVGTIVHTSDFKIDYTPIDGEPMDLKRLAEIGKEGVLLLMADSTNVERPGYTMSEKTVGATFEEIFMNSRGRILVATFASNVHRIQQVINSAVKSNRKVAVCGRSIVNVVNVAKELGYLTIPEGVFVDIDNIDKYSPDRVVIITTGSQGEPMAGLSRMAASDHRKVDIVPGDLVIISASPIPGNEKMIFKVINELFKKGAEVIYESLDEIHVSGHACQEELKLIHTLVKPKFFIPVHGEYRHLKRHANLANSLGMPLQNIFIMDNGNVLELTSDSAKMNGNVTAGKVLVDGLGVGDVGNIVLRDRKHLSQDGLIVVVITIDNETGAVIAGPDIISRGFVYVRESEDLMEQVKAIIKGSIEKFENKGKNDWSSKKSIIKDDLREFLYEKTKRNPMILPIIMEI; this is translated from the coding sequence GTGGCCAAAAGCAAGAAAAAATTAAAAATAATACCTTTGGGAGGATTACAGGAGATCGGAAAAAATATTACAGTCTTCGAGTACGGTGATGATATAGTAGTCGTAGATTGCGGGCTTGCTTTTCCAGAGGATGACATGTTGGGTATTGATCTTGTCATACCTGATGTAACATATTTAGAAAAAAACAAGGAGAAAGTTAGAGGAATAGTTATTACCCATGGTCATGAAGACCATATCGGAGCACTCCCCTATGTATTGAAAGACATTAATGTACCTGTGTATGGGACCAGACTTACATTAGGTCTTCTTGAATATAAACTGGCAGAACATAAAATGCTTGCAGATGTAAAACTTAATACTATCAAGCAGGGAGATACTATTACCCTTGGTTGTTTTAAGATAGAATTTATCCGCTCCAACCATAGCATAGCAGATTCGGTTGCATTAGCAATATACACACCTGTTGGGACGATAGTCCATACCTCTGACTTTAAGATTGATTACACTCCAATTGACGGAGAACCCATGGATTTGAAAAGGCTGGCCGAGATTGGAAAAGAAGGGGTGCTGCTGCTTATGGCTGACAGCACAAATGTTGAAAGGCCGGGCTATACCATGTCTGAAAAGACCGTTGGAGCAACTTTTGAAGAAATATTCATGAATTCAAGGGGAAGAATACTGGTTGCCACTTTTGCTTCAAATGTTCACAGGATACAGCAGGTAATAAACAGCGCTGTGAAATCAAACAGAAAAGTGGCAGTATGTGGCAGAAGCATAGTAAATGTTGTAAATGTGGCAAAAGAGCTTGGCTATTTGACAATACCTGAAGGTGTCTTTGTTGACATAGACAATATTGATAAATATAGTCCCGACAGGGTGGTCATTATTACCACCGGAAGCCAGGGAGAGCCAATGGCAGGACTGTCAAGAATGGCTGCTTCAGATCACAGGAAGGTGGATATCGTTCCGGGAGACCTTGTTATCATTTCAGCATCACCAATACCTGGAAATGAAAAAATGATTTTCAAGGTAATTAACGAATTATTTAAAAAGGGAGCGGAAGTAATATATGAATCCCTGGATGAAATACATGTATCCGGACATGCCTGCCAGGAGGAATTAAAGCTTATACACACCCTGGTAAAACCAAAGTTTTTTATACCGGTACATGGTGAATACCGCCATTTAAAACGGCATGCAAACCTTGCTAACAGTCTTGGAATGCCCTTGCAGAATATTTTCATAATGGATAACGGTAATGTGCTGGAACTTACTTCTGATTCAGCAAAGATGAACGGAAATGTAACCGCAGGAAAAGTCCTTGTAGACGGTTTAGGAGTCGGAGACGTTGGAAACATAGTTTTAAGAGACAGAAAACATTTATCCCAGGATGGACTTATTGTAGTGGTTATAACAATTGACAATGAAACAGGGGCAGTAATCGCAGGACCTGATATTATTTCAAGAGGTTTCGTATATGTCAGGGAATCAGAAGATCTGATGGAACAGGTAAAAGCAATTATAAAAGGTTCCATTGAAAAGTTTGAAAACAAGGGGAAAAACGACTGGTCATCCAAGAAAAGCATCATAAAAGATGATCTCAGAGAATTTTTATATGAAAAGACAAAGAGAAACCCAATGATTCTGCCTATAATAATGGAAATCTAG